The Candidatus Mycolicibacterium alkanivorans genome contains a region encoding:
- the recA gene encoding intein-containing recombinase RecA, which yields MARQAPDREKALELALAQIEKNHGKGAVMRLGDEVRQPISVIPTGSIALDVALGIGGLPRGRIVEIYGPESSGKTTVALHAVANAQAAGGIAAFIDAEHALDPEYAKNLGVDTDALLVSQPDTGEQALEIADMLVRSGAIDILVIDSVAALVPRAEIEGEMGDNHVGLQARLMSQALRKMTGALSNSGTTAIFINQLREKIGVMFGCGSWYTNVTLADGSTEKLGKIVNQKMDVEVMSYDFESGQIVPRKVTNWFNNGKAEEFLHFKVDRAGGGTGRGHASLAMTRNHLIRTPGGWREAEDIQIGDRVMLAQPSLLSDQQWEVILGSLMGDGCLTSPVRRDSEAARFRMGHGQKQSEYLDWKISLLENIPHVRSVNGKGAVFADFTPLAELHELRSAVYLGDGEKFLSEDYLKALTPLALAIWYMDDGSLAIRSKGLQQRTAGGSGRIEICVEAMTEGSQVRLRDYLRDTHGLDVSLREAGAAGQAVLVFSTNASAKFQELVAPFVYPSMAHKLLPRFRGLFNVESRVVEPTMQLMPARVMEIESKKDYQKMDRFDIEVDGSHNYFADGVMVHNSPETTTGGKALKFYASVRLDVRRIETLKDGTDAVGNRTRCKVVKNKVSPPFKQAEFDILYGKGISREGSLIDMGVDQGFIRKSGSWFTYEGEQLGQGKENARTFLVENPDVANEIEKKIKEKLGIGAVITGELIDDVLPAPVDF from the coding sequence ATGGCGCGGCAAGCCCCCGATCGCGAGAAAGCTCTCGAGCTCGCGCTCGCGCAGATCGAGAAGAACCACGGCAAAGGCGCGGTAATGCGCCTCGGTGACGAGGTGCGTCAGCCGATCTCGGTCATCCCGACCGGCTCCATCGCCCTAGATGTGGCGCTGGGCATTGGCGGCCTGCCCCGCGGCCGCATCGTCGAGATCTACGGCCCGGAGTCCTCGGGCAAGACCACCGTCGCCCTGCACGCGGTGGCCAACGCGCAGGCGGCCGGCGGGATCGCGGCGTTCATCGACGCCGAGCACGCGCTGGACCCCGAGTACGCCAAGAACCTGGGCGTGGATACCGACGCGCTGCTCGTCAGCCAACCCGACACCGGCGAGCAGGCGCTGGAGATCGCCGACATGCTGGTCCGTTCGGGAGCCATCGACATCCTGGTCATCGACTCGGTGGCCGCGCTGGTGCCGCGTGCCGAGATCGAGGGCGAGATGGGTGACAACCACGTCGGCCTGCAGGCCCGCCTGATGAGCCAGGCGCTGCGCAAGATGACCGGCGCGCTGAGCAACTCCGGCACCACCGCGATCTTCATCAACCAGTTGCGCGAGAAGATCGGCGTGATGTTCGGGTGCGGATCTTGGTACACCAACGTTACTCTCGCTGATGGTTCCACGGAGAAACTCGGCAAGATCGTGAATCAAAAGATGGATGTTGAAGTCATGTCGTATGACTTTGAGTCCGGCCAGATAGTGCCTCGCAAAGTCACCAATTGGTTCAACAACGGCAAGGCTGAAGAGTTCTTACACTTCAAAGTTGATCGTGCTGGCGGTGGCACCGGGAGAGGTCATGCCAGCTTGGCGATGACACGCAATCATCTCATCCGCACGCCAGGCGGTTGGCGAGAAGCCGAGGACATCCAAATCGGTGACCGCGTGATGTTGGCTCAACCCAGCCTCCTCAGCGATCAGCAGTGGGAAGTCATCTTGGGATCGTTGATGGGGGACGGATGCCTAACTTCCCCCGTTCGACGAGATTCCGAAGCCGCCCGGTTCCGTATGGGACACGGACAGAAACAGTCGGAGTATCTCGATTGGAAGATTTCGCTACTTGAGAACATTCCGCATGTCCGTAGTGTCAACGGTAAGGGTGCAGTTTTCGCTGATTTCACGCCGCTAGCCGAGCTGCATGAGCTCCGGTCGGCGGTGTACCTCGGCGACGGCGAGAAGTTCCTCTCCGAGGACTACCTGAAGGCGCTCACTCCACTGGCACTGGCCATTTGGTACATGGACGATGGCTCCCTCGCGATTCGATCCAAGGGGTTGCAGCAGCGCACCGCCGGCGGAAGCGGACGTATCGAAATCTGCGTTGAGGCAATGACCGAAGGCTCGCAAGTTCGGCTGCGCGATTATCTTCGCGACACGCATGGACTGGACGTAAGCCTGCGCGAGGCGGGTGCGGCCGGTCAAGCGGTGCTGGTGTTCTCCACTAATGCCTCGGCCAAGTTCCAGGAGTTGGTGGCGCCTTTTGTGTATCCGTCCATGGCGCACAAGCTGCTACCGCGTTTCCGCGGATTGTTCAATGTTGAATCGCGGGTTGTTGAACCAACCATGCAACTAATGCCAGCGCGCGTAATGGAGATTGAGTCCAAGAAGGATTATCAGAAAATGGACCGCTTTGACATTGAGGTCGACGGTTCGCACAACTACTTTGCTGACGGAGTCATGGTCCACAATTCGCCCGAAACGACAACGGGCGGTAAGGCGTTGAAGTTCTACGCCTCGGTGCGTCTGGACGTGCGGCGCATCGAGACGCTCAAGGACGGCACCGACGCGGTGGGCAACCGCACCCGCTGCAAGGTGGTCAAGAACAAGGTGTCGCCGCCGTTCAAGCAGGCCGAGTTCGACATCCTCTACGGCAAGGGCATCAGCCGCGAGGGCTCCCTGATCGACATGGGGGTCGATCAGGGCTTCATCCGCAAGTCCGGGTCGTGGTTCACCTACGAGGGCGAGCAGTTGGGGCAGGGCAAGGAGAACGCCCGCACCTTCCTCGTGGAGAACCCCGACGTGGCCAACGAGATCGAGAAGAAGATCAAGGAGAAGCTCGGTATCGGCGCGGTGATCACCGGCGAGCTGATCGATGACGTTCTGCCCGCCCCAGTTGACTTCTGA
- a CDS encoding DUF3046 domain-containing protein, whose amino-acid sequence MRLTEFHELVDAQFGSVRGASLLVDHVLTRLGGRTAAQAIEAGVEPREVWRALCADFDVPRDQW is encoded by the coding sequence GTGCGGCTGACGGAATTCCACGAACTCGTCGATGCGCAGTTCGGCTCGGTTCGGGGGGCCTCCCTGCTGGTCGATCACGTGCTGACCCGGCTCGGCGGGCGGACCGCCGCGCAGGCGATCGAGGCCGGAGTCGAGCCCCGCGAGGTGTGGCGGGCGCTGTGCGCGGACTTCGACGTGCCCCGCGACCAGTGGTGA
- a CDS encoding glycosyltransferase, whose protein sequence is MRVGVVAGPDPGHAFPAIALCLKFAVAGDDPVLLTGAEWLDTARAVGLDAVELAGLDPTEAGDDSDAGAKIHQRAARMAVLNAPVLRELAPDLVVSDVITACGGMAAELLGLPWIELTPHPLYLPSKGLPPLGSGLAPGTGLRGRLRDSIMRALTGRSWRAGLRQRAHVRTEIGLPATDPGPLRRLIATLPALEVPRPDWPAEAVVVGPLHFEPTAAVLPIPAGQGPVIVVAPSTASTGAGGVAALALEHLVPGQSLPAGSRVAISRLGGDDLDVPPWATVGLGRQDELLTHADVVVCGGGHGMLSKTLMAGVPMVVVPGGGDQWELANRVVRQGSARLIRPLTAEALVAEVTEVLSSPRYREAARRAGESLATVADPVRMCHEAMRPAG, encoded by the coding sequence ATGCGCGTCGGGGTGGTGGCCGGCCCGGATCCGGGACATGCGTTTCCCGCGATCGCGCTGTGCCTGAAGTTCGCCGTCGCCGGCGATGATCCCGTTCTGCTGACCGGCGCCGAATGGCTCGACACCGCCCGCGCGGTCGGCCTCGACGCGGTCGAGCTGGCTGGACTGGATCCGACCGAGGCCGGCGACGACAGCGATGCCGGTGCCAAGATCCATCAACGTGCCGCCCGGATGGCGGTGCTCAATGCGCCGGTGCTGCGCGAGCTCGCGCCCGATCTGGTGGTGTCCGACGTGATCACCGCCTGCGGGGGAATGGCTGCCGAGCTGCTGGGTCTGCCCTGGATCGAGCTGACCCCGCATCCGCTCTACCTGCCGTCCAAGGGCCTGCCGCCGCTGGGCAGCGGGCTGGCTCCCGGCACCGGTCTGCGCGGCCGGCTGCGCGATTCGATTATGCGCGCCCTGACCGGACGGTCCTGGCGAGCAGGCCTCCGCCAACGCGCGCACGTTCGGACAGAGATCGGCCTGCCGGCCACCGACCCCGGGCCGCTGCGCCGGCTGATCGCCACACTTCCCGCCTTGGAGGTGCCGCGACCGGACTGGCCCGCCGAGGCCGTCGTTGTCGGGCCGCTGCATTTCGAACCCACCGCCGCGGTGCTGCCGATCCCGGCGGGTCAGGGGCCGGTGATCGTGGTCGCGCCGTCGACGGCGAGCACCGGAGCCGGCGGGGTGGCCGCGCTGGCGCTCGAGCACCTGGTGCCCGGACAGAGCCTGCCTGCCGGGTCGCGGGTGGCGATCTCCCGGCTCGGCGGCGACGATCTCGATGTGCCGCCGTGGGCGACCGTCGGCCTGGGCCGCCAGGACGAACTGCTCACCCATGCCGACGTGGTGGTCTGCGGCGGCGGGCACGGCATGCTGTCCAAGACCCTGATGGCCGGTGTGCCCATGGTGGTGGTGCCCGGTGGCGGTGATCAGTGGGAGCTGGCGAATCGCGTTGTGCGCCAAGGCAGTGCGCGACTGATCCGGCCGCTGACCGCCGAGGCTCTGGTCGCCGAGGTGACCGAGGTGCTCTCCTCGCCGCGGTACCGGGAGGCGGCGCGGCGCGCGGGGGAGAGCCTCGCCACGGTGGCCGATCCGGTACGGATGTGCCATGAAGCGATGCGACCGGCCGGGTAG
- the pspM gene encoding phage shock envelope stress response protein PspM, whose translation MAVQPDKPGFVSSQWRLALQRGIDSASEYVDVAAQKLSAVSDPRARLLRKRRWALRLGVFFSFATVFWVCVTGLLATWSTPVWALLITGIIAAAAAVPATLFLLRYRFLRSEPLPPQRQVSGRRLPPHGSAARPSMSALGASERGLHSLLGVLQRGNMLPPEEIRELTAAANRSAATMAATAAEVVSMERAALEAPNSRAYLAPTINAFTAQLNTGVRQYNEMVTAAAQLVSSANSGSMSSSPMAQQRYRNELSDATDRLLGWSQAFDELGQAAPGVTSAR comes from the coding sequence ATGGCGGTCCAACCCGACAAGCCGGGCTTCGTCTCGAGCCAGTGGCGCTTGGCGTTGCAGCGCGGCATCGACAGCGCCAGCGAGTACGTCGACGTGGCGGCGCAGAAGCTGTCCGCCGTCTCCGATCCCCGCGCCAGGCTGCTGCGCAAGCGGCGCTGGGCCCTGCGGCTGGGAGTCTTCTTCAGCTTTGCGACGGTGTTCTGGGTCTGTGTCACCGGTCTGCTGGCGACTTGGAGCACCCCGGTGTGGGCGCTGCTGATCACCGGAATCATCGCCGCGGCGGCGGCGGTCCCGGCGACGTTGTTCCTGCTGCGCTACCGTTTCCTGCGCAGTGAGCCGCTGCCGCCGCAACGCCAGGTCAGCGGCCGCCGGCTGCCGCCGCACGGCTCGGCGGCGCGGCCGTCGATGTCGGCGCTGGGTGCCTCCGAGCGCGGTCTGCATTCGCTGCTCGGCGTGCTGCAGCGCGGAAACATGTTGCCGCCGGAGGAGATTCGTGAGCTGACGGCCGCGGCCAACCGGAGCGCGGCGACCATGGCGGCCACCGCCGCCGAGGTGGTCTCGATGGAGCGTGCGGCGCTCGAGGCGCCGAACTCACGCGCCTATCTTGCGCCGACCATCAATGCGTTCACCGCGCAGCTCAATACTGGTGTGCGGCAGTACAACGAGATGGTCACCGCCGCAGCGCAACTGGTGTCTTCAGCCAACTCCGGGTCGATGTCGAGCTCGCCGATGGCGCAGCAGCGATACCGCAACGAGCTTTCCGACGCGACCGATCGGCTGCTGGGCTGGTCGCAGGCGTTCGACGAGCTGGGCCAAGCTGCGCCGGGCGTGACTTCGGCGCGCTAA
- the clgR gene encoding transcriptional regulator ClgR — translation MAVPLREVIGDVIRDARTSQGRTLREVSHSARVSLGYLSEVERGRKEASSELLSAICTALDVPLSRVLTDAGEKMASQERIATLTAVPHESGAPIDVNTKVVIPHPVAMAVA, via the coding sequence ATGGCGGTACCGCTGCGCGAGGTCATCGGCGATGTGATCCGCGACGCCCGGACCTCACAGGGACGCACCCTTCGTGAGGTCTCCCATTCGGCGCGGGTGAGCCTCGGCTACCTCTCCGAGGTCGAGCGCGGTCGCAAGGAAGCATCCAGCGAGCTGCTCAGCGCGATCTGCACCGCCCTCGACGTTCCGCTGTCGCGGGTGCTCACCGACGCCGGCGAGAAGATGGCCAGCCAGGAGCGCATCGCCACCCTGACGGCCGTGCCGCACGAGTCCGGGGCTCCGATCGACGTCAACACCAAGGTCGTCATCCCGCATCCTGTCGCGATGGCTGTCGCCTGA
- the pgsA gene encoding CDP-diacylglycerol--glycerol-3-phosphate 3-phosphatidyltransferase gives MSAQPPSGPVVPRARVANLANFLTGIRLVLVPVFLLFLFTGDGHESASRITAFVIFAVAVVTDRLDGSLARTYGMVTEFGKLADPIADKMLIGAALIGLSMLGDLPWWVTVVILVREIGITVLRFAVLRRGVIPASRGGKLKTLVQAVAIGLFVLPLHNWPAPWLTVAWAAMWAAIVLTVLTGIDYVVSAVRDSRARSAGR, from the coding sequence GTGTCGGCACAACCCCCAAGCGGTCCGGTGGTGCCGCGCGCGCGGGTGGCCAACCTCGCCAACTTCCTGACCGGTATCCGGCTTGTCCTGGTCCCGGTTTTCCTGCTCTTCCTGTTCACCGGCGACGGTCACGAATCAGCAAGCCGGATAACAGCGTTCGTGATTTTTGCGGTCGCAGTCGTCACCGATCGGCTCGATGGTTCGCTGGCCCGCACCTATGGGATGGTCACCGAGTTCGGCAAGCTCGCCGACCCGATCGCCGACAAGATGCTCATCGGGGCCGCGCTGATCGGGCTGTCGATGCTCGGCGACCTGCCGTGGTGGGTGACCGTGGTGATACTGGTCCGCGAGATCGGCATTACCGTGCTGCGCTTCGCGGTGCTGCGCCGCGGTGTCATCCCGGCCAGCCGCGGCGGCAAGCTCAAGACCCTGGTGCAGGCCGTCGCGATCGGGCTGTTCGTGCTGCCCCTGCACAACTGGCCCGCGCCCTGGCTCACCGTCGCGTGGGCGGCGATGTGGGCGGCCATCGTGCTCACAGTGCTCACCGGCATCGACTATGTGGTCTCCGCGGTCAGGGACTCGCGTGCCCGATCCGCTGGTCGATGA
- a CDS encoding amino-acid N-acetyltransferase: MDQPSTLGVVIRRARTSDVPDIKRLVDTYAGKILLEKNLVTLYEAVQEFWVAEVGGEVVGCGALHVLWSDLGEVRTVAVDPKVKGHGVGHAIVDRLLQVARELQLQRLFVLTFETEFFGRHGFSEIEGTPVTAEVYEEMCRSYDIGVAQFLDLSYVKPNILGNTRMLLVL; the protein is encoded by the coding sequence CTGGACCAACCCAGTACCCTCGGCGTCGTCATCCGCCGCGCCCGAACGTCGGACGTTCCCGACATCAAACGCCTGGTCGACACCTACGCCGGCAAGATTCTGCTGGAGAAGAACCTGGTGACGCTGTACGAGGCGGTACAGGAGTTCTGGGTGGCCGAGGTCGGCGGCGAGGTCGTCGGCTGCGGGGCGCTGCACGTGTTGTGGTCGGACCTCGGGGAGGTCCGCACCGTCGCCGTCGACCCGAAGGTCAAGGGCCACGGTGTCGGGCACGCGATCGTCGACCGGCTGCTGCAGGTCGCACGTGAGCTGCAGTTGCAGCGGTTGTTCGTGTTGACCTTCGAAACCGAGTTCTTCGGCCGGCACGGATTCAGCGAGATCGAGGGCACGCCGGTCACCGCCGAGGTGTACGAGGAGATGTGCCGCTCGTACGACATTGGTGTCGCCCAATTCCTGGACCTGTCCTACGTCAAACCGAACATCCTGGGAAACACCAGAATGCTGTTGGTCCTCTGA